The proteins below come from a single Miscanthus floridulus cultivar M001 chromosome 1, ASM1932011v1, whole genome shotgun sequence genomic window:
- the LOC136493477 gene encoding very-long-chain aldehyde decarbonylase GL1-10, which yields MLPYATAEEAEAALGRAMTPAEALWFRYTAGVSDYHLYCCNILFLFVVFTVAPLPVALLELRAPAAVSPYKLQPRVRLSRAEFVRCYKDVLRIFFLVIGPLQLVSFPMVKLVGIHTKLPLPSLGEMAAQLLVYFLVEDYLNYWIHRLLHGEWGYQKIHRVHHEFTAPIGFAAPYAHWAEVLILGIPSFVGPAIAPGHMITLWLWIVLRQVEAIETHSGFDFPFTPTKYIPFYGGAEYHDYHHYVGGQSQSNFASVFTYCDYLYGTDRGYRFHKAYLAKLKDLGQIDGEKGDGSGLSYVKLD from the exons ATGCTGCCCTACGCGACggcggaggaggcggaggcggcgctggGCCGGGCCATGACGCCCGCCGAGGCGCTGTGGTTCCGCTACACCGCGGGGGTGTCCGACTACCACCTCTACTGCTGCAACATCCTCTTCCTCTTCGTCGTCTTCACGGTGGCCCCGCTCCCCGTCGCGCTCCTCGAGCTCCGGGCCCCGGCCGCGGTCTCGCCGTACAAGCTGCAGCCGCGGGTGCGCCTCTCCAGGGCCGAGTTCGTCCGCTGCTACAAGGACGTCCTCCGCATCTTCTTCCTCGTCATCGGCCCGCTCCAGCTCGTCTCCTTCCCGATGGTCAAG TTGGTGGGAATTCACACGAAGTTGCCTTTGCCGTCCCTGGGGGAGATGGCAGCACAGCTGCTGGTGTACTTCCTTGTTGAGGACTACCTCAATTACTGGATCCACAGGCTTCTCCACGGGGAGTGGGGGTACCAGAAGATCCACCGCGTCCACCATGAGTTCACCGCGCCAATCGGATTCGCAGCTCCATATGCACACTGGGCTGAGGTGCTGATACTAGGCATCCCCTCCTTCGTCGGGCCAGCCATTGCTCCGGGCCACATGATCACATTGTGGCTCTGGATTGTACTCCGTCAGGTGGAGGCTATCGAGACACATAGTGG CTTTGATTTCCCATTCACCCCGACAAAGTATATTCCATTCTATGGAGGAGCAGAATACCATGACTATCATCATTATGTAGGAGGCCAGAGCCAAAGCAATTTTGCTTCTGTTTTCACTTACTGTGATTACTTATATGGGACTGATAGA GGTTACAGATTCCACAAAGCGTACCTAGCGAAG CTGAAGGATCTGGGGCAAATTGATGGTGAGAAAGGAGATGGCAGCGGACTCAGCTATGTGAAATTGGATTAG
- the LOC136541258 gene encoding zinc finger protein GIS2-like: MSSRSPPPKDRRMRTERTSYRDAPYRRDSRHGPSRFRNDLCNNCKRPGHFARECPSVAVCHTCGLPGHIAAECSSKGICWNCKEPGHMANSCPNEGICRNCGKSGHIAKDCTAPPVPPGEVILCSNCYKPGHFREECTNEKACNNCRQSGHIARNCTNDPVCNLCNVAGHLARQCPKSDTLGERGGPPPFRGVGAPFRGVGVPFRSGFSDVICRACNQIGHMSRDCMAGAFMICHNCGGRGHMAYECPSVNLMDRFPPRRF; the protein is encoded by the exons ATGAGCAGCCGCAGCCCGCCGCCGAAGGATCGCAGGATGCGTACCGAACGCACCTCATACCGTGACGCACCATATCGGAGGGACAGCCGCCATGGTCCAAGCAG GTTTCGTAATGATTTGTGCAACAATTGTAAGCGTCCTGGGCATTTTGCTAGAGAGTGTCCTAGTGTGGCTGTCTGCCATACCTGCGGGCTTCCTGG GCACATTGCAGCTGAATGTTCTTCCAAAGGTATTTGCTGGAACTGCAAAGAGCCTGGCCACATGGCTAACAGCTGCCCAAATGAAGGGATATGCCGTAACTGTGGCAAGTCCGGCCATATTGCAAAAGACTGCACTGCTCCACCAGTGCCGCCAGGAGAAGTGATCCTTTGCAGCAACTGCTACAAACCAGGGCATTTTCGTGAGGAATGCACCAATGAGAAGGCCTGCAACAATTGCCGGCAGAGTGGCCATATTGCCCGTAACTGCACCAATGATCCTGTTTGCAACCTGTGCAATGTTGCTGGCCATCTGGCTCGTCAGTGCCCCAAGTCTGATACATTGGGTGAGAGGGGTGGGCCTCCTCCCTTCCGCGGTGTTGGTGCTCCCTTCCGTGGTGTTGGCGTTCCCTTCCGCAGTGGCTTCAGTGACGTGATCTGCCGGGCCTGCAACCAGATTGGCCATATGAGTCGTGACTGCATGGCTGGCGCCTTCATGATCTGTCACAATTGTGGTGGCCGAGGCCACATGGCTTATGAGTGTCCCTCTGTGAATCTCATGGACCGGTTCCCCCCTCGCCGTTTCTGA